The proteins below are encoded in one region of Gemmatimonadota bacterium:
- a CDS encoding glutamine synthetase family protein — protein MTTDQIKSRLESDKIQKIKLAGFDIDGVMRGKYISLDKFFSAMEKGLGFCDVTFGWDMIDQLYEQPTVTGWHTGYPDLLAKIDLSTYRVIPWEQNTALFLLDFYENKNQPLAVSPRQLLQTVVRKANDMGFQPYMSAEYEYFIFRETPQSLEDKGFENMTPLSPGWFGYSILRASAASEFVHAIIDGMGAYNVELEGIHTETGPGVYETAIRYDTACNAADKAALFKTGVKEILSTHGLVATFMARWSPDYPGCSGHLHQSLWNLEGDTNLFADESDPQGMSQIMKHYIAGQIAAMPHMMALICPTINSYKRTVPGAWAPTNASWGIENRTASLRAIPGTSPESTRTEYRLAGADANPHISMAASLAAGLYGIEHQLDPGEPYNGNAYEAPEERFTPLPKSLEEATDRLKNSEISRACLGDAFVDHFAITREHEIAEYRRAITDWELKRYFEII, from the coding sequence ATGACAACAGATCAAATCAAATCGCGTCTTGAAAGCGACAAAATACAAAAAATTAAACTCGCTGGTTTCGACATCGACGGCGTTATGCGCGGCAAATACATATCGCTCGACAAATTTTTTTCTGCCATGGAAAAAGGCCTGGGCTTCTGCGATGTGACATTTGGCTGGGATATGATCGACCAACTCTACGAACAACCGACCGTCACGGGCTGGCATACCGGGTATCCGGACCTCCTCGCCAAAATTGACCTGAGCACCTATCGCGTAATACCCTGGGAGCAAAATACCGCGTTATTTTTACTCGACTTTTACGAAAACAAAAATCAGCCACTTGCGGTATCCCCGCGCCAACTGCTCCAAACAGTCGTACGCAAAGCGAATGACATGGGATTCCAGCCATACATGTCCGCAGAATACGAATACTTCATCTTCCGAGAAACTCCCCAATCCCTGGAAGACAAAGGATTTGAGAACATGACCCCGCTATCGCCCGGCTGGTTTGGCTACAGTATATTGCGAGCATCTGCGGCTTCAGAATTTGTTCACGCAATCATCGATGGAATGGGAGCGTATAACGTTGAACTGGAAGGAATACACACCGAAACGGGACCCGGCGTATATGAAACCGCGATTCGGTACGACACAGCATGTAACGCCGCGGACAAAGCCGCGCTATTCAAAACAGGCGTCAAAGAGATACTATCCACACACGGACTCGTCGCAACCTTTATGGCGAGATGGAGTCCAGACTACCCCGGCTGCAGCGGGCACCTGCACCAGAGCTTGTGGAATTTAGAGGGAGACACAAATTTATTTGCCGATGAATCAGATCCGCAGGGCATGTCTCAAATAATGAAACACTATATCGCGGGACAAATCGCTGCAATGCCCCACATGATGGCACTAATATGCCCGACCATCAACTCTTACAAGCGGACAGTCCCCGGAGCCTGGGCACCGACCAACGCCTCCTGGGGAATTGAAAATCGAACCGCATCCCTCCGCGCGATTCCAGGTACATCCCCTGAATCCACACGCACCGAATATCGACTGGCAGGTGCCGACGCCAATCCGCATATCTCGATGGCGGCCAGCCTCGCCGCCGGGCTATACGGCATAGAACATCAACTCGACCCCGGCGAGCCGTACAACGGAAATGCCTACGAAGCTCCCGAAGAACGATTTACACCATTGCCAAAATCACTTGAAGAAGCGACAGACCGATTAAAAAACAGCGAAATCAGCCGCGCCTGTCTCGGCGACGCATTTGTAGATCACTTCGCAATCACGCGCGAACACGAAATTGCGGAATATCGCCGCGCCATAACGGATTGGGAACTCAAGCGATACTTTGAGATCATCTGA
- a CDS encoding class I SAM-dependent methyltransferase: protein MKFTNSLIASYERYALEREHSSTDAFKVRERSAFLQCLRDERRSSILEVGCGPGHDARFFQEQGFRVVAIDNAPTMVKLAREKGVPARVLDCYNLDQLSESFDAVYSMNCLLHIPQADIDEIFDLIAARLVEDGLMYVGVWGGDDFEGVLERDTYEPKRFFSLRKTETLLRVLQKSFRLEYYRRLEPRDGICFHSVIARRF, encoded by the coding sequence ATGAAGTTCACCAATAGTCTGATTGCCTCGTATGAAAGATATGCGCTGGAGAGGGAGCATAGTTCCACCGATGCGTTTAAAGTGCGAGAGAGGAGCGCGTTTTTGCAGTGTTTGAGAGATGAACGACGAAGTTCTATTCTCGAGGTGGGATGTGGTCCTGGCCATGATGCGAGATTCTTTCAAGAGCAGGGGTTCCGGGTTGTTGCGATTGACAATGCGCCGACGATGGTCAAGCTGGCGAGAGAGAAGGGCGTTCCCGCTCGCGTTCTGGATTGCTATAATCTCGATCAGTTGAGCGAGTCTTTTGATGCGGTGTATTCCATGAATTGTCTGCTGCATATCCCGCAGGCAGATATAGATGAGATTTTCGATTTGATTGCGGCGCGGCTCGTAGAGGATGGGTTGATGTATGTTGGTGTGTGGGGAGGCGACGATTTTGAGGGAGTTTTGGAGCGAGATACTTACGAGCCGAAGCGGTTTTTTTCTTTGAGAAAGACGGAGACGCTTCTTAGAGTTCTGCAGAAGTCATTCAGGTTGGAGTACTATCGCAGATTAGAACCCCGAGACGGTATTTGTTTTCATTCTGTTATTGCACGCCGCTTTTAA
- a CDS encoding ankyrin repeat domain-containing protein, protein MSDTLTIHDACRRGDIDAVREMIAADPTVVDADDEYEWRPIFHAGLWRHEDIVRLLIEAGADLAAHDGYVLHYAGEVPNNKNIVSLLIQYGALDPHVRPTDDLSRQFLGAVFLADIARVQALLNRHPHLATAVDGRGDQPVHHAARNGDTEIVRLLIAHGADVNVANDRGHTVLYCAGGHGHLDTVTLLLESGSDPDAEFTEDNKTLMEWLAQFPEDTRFQRIAEALRQHAAKS, encoded by the coding sequence ATGAGTGATACATTGACAATTCACGATGCATGCAGGCGTGGAGATATCGACGCTGTACGCGAAATGATCGCAGCCGATCCCACTGTTGTTGACGCGGATGATGAATACGAATGGCGGCCAATTTTTCACGCGGGTTTGTGGCGACACGAGGATATCGTGCGGCTGCTGATTGAGGCGGGTGCTGATCTGGCGGCTCATGATGGCTATGTGTTGCACTACGCTGGCGAGGTTCCGAATAATAAAAATATTGTTTCGCTGCTTATTCAATACGGTGCTCTGGATCCCCATGTCCGTCCGACTGATGATTTGTCGCGGCAGTTCTTGGGGGCTGTTTTTCTCGCGGATATAGCGCGGGTGCAGGCGTTGCTCAACAGGCATCCCCATCTGGCGACGGCAGTAGATGGTCGCGGCGATCAGCCTGTGCATCACGCGGCGCGCAATGGCGATACCGAAATCGTGCGTCTGTTGATCGCGCATGGCGCAGATGTCAATGTCGCAAATGATCGCGGGCATACGGTGTTGTACTGTGCTGGTGGGCACGGGCATCTCGATACGGTAACGTTGCTTTTGGAAAGTGGTTCCGATCCCGATGCGGAGTTTACGGAGGATAATAAGACGTTGATGGAATGGCTCGCGCAGTTTCCCGAGGATACGCGCTTCCAACGCATTGCCGAAGCGTTGCGGCAACATGCGGCGAAGTCATAA